In Mycobacterium sp. JS623, one genomic interval encodes:
- a CDS encoding CocE/NonD family hydrolase gives MSGCADQQAGVSLPFPQGAGRGPCAVTKQTDVPATMRDGTVLRADVYRPRTTDPVPVILMRTQYGKSGAQVTPERYQPPDWFASHCYLVVIQDVRGQGASGGTFSEFTNDMADGYDSVEWAAALPGANGKVGMYGSSYVGATQWLAAVTAPPHLVTIVPANTASDYYDGWTYEGGEFRLAFVQPWAIGSLALSAAKNRGDQAAVDELTAAAADPTRWMNSRPFKDLPPMQPQNPAVAPWYFDWIRHSTRDAFWSNVSIRDRYASVKVPVLDFEGWYDAFLAGGVENFTGMVADGGSESARSNQRLVIGPWDHVNWGRPDSEPAPLLHDIGAIGNSPINEVMLEWFDHFLKGQDNGTATGPRVDYFVMGADKWKSATNWPLPQTQWTTFYLSGAGGIADRKGQLVANAPGAQPPDTYTYDPAFPAPSLGGHSCCGARSGPQGPFDQVPVEQRSDVLVYDGAPLEHDTEITGPTTVRLWAQSSAADTDFTAKLTVAKPDGSVINLNNGILRTAFRDSLAAPTPTVPGRPYEYRIQIWPTSYEFRKGDRIRLEVSSSDYPQFAPNPNTGAPFGESAAVQTAAQTILHDEAHPSAITLPVIPG, from the coding sequence GCGCACCACCGATCCGGTACCGGTCATTCTGATGCGCACCCAGTACGGAAAATCGGGTGCGCAGGTGACACCCGAGCGCTATCAGCCGCCGGACTGGTTCGCCTCGCACTGCTATCTCGTCGTGATTCAGGACGTCCGCGGCCAGGGCGCCTCGGGCGGCACGTTCAGCGAGTTCACCAATGACATGGCCGACGGCTACGACTCCGTCGAGTGGGCCGCCGCGCTGCCCGGCGCCAACGGCAAGGTCGGCATGTACGGCTCGTCCTATGTCGGCGCCACCCAATGGCTGGCCGCCGTCACTGCGCCGCCGCACCTGGTGACGATCGTGCCCGCGAACACGGCCTCGGACTACTACGACGGATGGACTTACGAGGGCGGCGAGTTCCGTCTTGCGTTCGTACAACCGTGGGCCATTGGCTCACTCGCGTTGAGCGCCGCGAAGAACCGCGGCGATCAGGCGGCGGTCGACGAGCTGACGGCGGCGGCCGCCGATCCAACGCGGTGGATGAACTCCCGGCCGTTCAAGGACCTGCCGCCGATGCAGCCGCAAAACCCCGCGGTCGCGCCGTGGTACTTCGACTGGATCCGGCACTCGACGCGCGACGCCTTCTGGTCGAACGTCAGCATCCGCGATCGCTACGCCTCGGTGAAAGTGCCCGTGCTCGATTTCGAGGGTTGGTACGACGCGTTCCTCGCCGGCGGCGTGGAGAACTTCACCGGCATGGTGGCCGACGGCGGCTCCGAGTCGGCCCGCTCCAACCAGCGCCTGGTGATCGGACCGTGGGACCACGTCAACTGGGGACGCCCGGACTCGGAGCCCGCGCCGCTGCTACACGACATCGGCGCAATCGGAAACAGTCCCATCAACGAAGTGATGCTGGAGTGGTTCGACCACTTCCTCAAGGGGCAAGACAACGGCACCGCGACCGGTCCTCGCGTCGACTATTTCGTGATGGGTGCCGACAAGTGGAAGTCGGCGACGAATTGGCCGCTGCCACAGACGCAATGGACAACGTTCTACCTGTCGGGCGCCGGTGGGATCGCCGACCGCAAGGGCCAACTCGTCGCGAATGCACCGGGTGCGCAGCCGCCCGACACGTACACGTACGACCCCGCGTTCCCGGCGCCCAGCTTGGGTGGGCATTCGTGCTGCGGCGCCCGCTCTGGCCCGCAGGGTCCGTTCGACCAGGTGCCCGTCGAGCAACGCTCCGACGTACTTGTCTACGACGGTGCGCCGCTTGAGCACGACACCGAGATCACCGGGCCGACAACCGTGCGGCTGTGGGCGCAGTCCAGCGCCGCCGACACCGATTTCACGGCCAAGCTGACGGTGGCCAAACCGGATGGCAGCGTGATCAACCTCAACAACGGCATCCTGCGCACCGCGTTCCGCGACTCGCTTGCGGCCCCGACGCCAACGGTGCCGGGCCGGCCGTATGAGTATCGGATCCAGATCTGGCCTACGAGCTACGAATTCCGAAAGGGCGACCGCATCCGCCTCGAGGTCTCCAGCAGCGACTATCCGCAGTTCGCGCCGAATCCCAACACCGGTGCGCCCTTCGGCGAGAGTGCAGCCGTCCAGACCGCGGCCCAGACGATCTTGCATGACGAGGCGCATCCGTCCGCCATAACTCTCCCGGTCATCCCCGGGTGA
- a CDS encoding aldehyde dehydrogenase family protein — MTTESVAPEVQTPSAATPDIPGTVRRLRETFKTGRTRSVDWRKQQLLALEKMMVENEGALAEALEKDLGRSPFEAWLADIASTAGEAKDAAKNVKKWMRRRYRLLEMSQLPGRGWVEYEPYGTVLVIGAWNFPFVLTLGPAVGAIAAGNTVVLKPSEVCPASSAMMAELVPKYLDPDAIAVIEGDGAVSQELIAQGFDHICFTGGTEIGRKVYEGAAPHLTPVTLELGGKSPVIVSADADIDVAAKRIAWTKLINSGQICIAPDYVLADAKIRDELVDKIKAAVTTFESQNPGGKRIVNERHFDRLTASLAATKGDVVIGGGSDPSTISIQPTVVVDPDPAEPLMTDEIFGPILPIMTVQSLDDAIGFVNSRPKPLAAYLFTKTRSIRERVIKEVAAGGMVINHLLFQFSTNKLPFGGVGPSGMGAYHGKFGFEQFSHKKTVMTKPTRPDVGAFIYPPYTEKAFKLARRLF; from the coding sequence ATGACCACCGAATCAGTGGCGCCCGAAGTCCAAACGCCCAGCGCCGCCACCCCAGACATTCCCGGTACCGTTCGCAGGCTCCGAGAGACCTTCAAGACCGGCCGCACTCGCAGCGTCGACTGGCGCAAGCAACAGCTGCTGGCGCTGGAGAAGATGATGGTCGAGAACGAGGGCGCCCTGGCCGAGGCCCTCGAGAAAGACCTCGGCCGCAGCCCGTTCGAAGCATGGCTGGCCGACATCGCCAGCACCGCTGGCGAGGCGAAGGACGCCGCCAAGAACGTCAAGAAGTGGATGCGTCGCCGCTACCGACTGCTGGAGATGTCGCAGCTGCCCGGGCGCGGCTGGGTTGAATACGAGCCCTACGGCACGGTGTTGGTGATCGGCGCGTGGAACTTCCCGTTCGTGTTGACGCTCGGGCCCGCTGTCGGGGCGATCGCCGCGGGCAACACCGTCGTACTCAAGCCCTCGGAGGTGTGCCCTGCCTCGTCGGCGATGATGGCCGAGCTGGTGCCCAAGTATCTGGACCCCGATGCGATCGCGGTCATCGAGGGCGACGGCGCGGTCAGCCAGGAACTCATCGCGCAGGGCTTCGACCACATCTGCTTCACGGGGGGCACCGAGATCGGCCGAAAGGTCTACGAAGGCGCCGCCCCGCACCTGACTCCTGTCACCCTGGAGCTGGGCGGGAAGAGCCCGGTGATCGTGTCCGCCGACGCGGACATCGATGTGGCGGCAAAGCGGATTGCGTGGACGAAGCTGATCAACTCCGGCCAGATCTGCATTGCGCCGGACTACGTGCTCGCCGACGCGAAGATCCGTGACGAGCTGGTGGACAAGATCAAGGCCGCAGTGACGACCTTCGAGTCGCAAAACCCCGGCGGCAAGCGGATTGTCAACGAGCGCCACTTCGATCGGCTGACGGCATCGCTGGCCGCGACCAAGGGCGACGTCGTCATCGGCGGCGGCTCGGACCCGTCGACCATCAGCATCCAGCCCACCGTCGTCGTCGACCCCGATCCGGCAGAGCCATTGATGACCGACGAGATCTTCGGACCGATCCTGCCGATCATGACCGTCCAATCCCTTGACGACGCAATCGGTTTCGTGAACTCGCGGCCGAAGCCGTTGGCGGCCTACCTGTTCACCAAAACCAGGAGCATCCGTGAGCGCGTGATCAAAGAGGTCGCGGCCGGCGGCATGGTGATCAACCACCTGCTGTTCCAGTTCTCGACGAACAAGCTGCCTTTCGGCGGCGTCGGCCCGTCGGGCATGGGCGCCTACCACGGCAAGTTCGGTTTCGAGCAGTTCAGCCACAAGAAGACCGTGATGACCAAGCCGACCCGACCCGATGTCGGCGCGTTCATCTATCCCCCGTATACAGAGAAGGCTTTCAAGCTCGCTAGACGGCTGTTCTGA